One genomic region from Bufo bufo chromosome 3, aBufBuf1.1, whole genome shotgun sequence encodes:
- the LOC120995003 gene encoding uncharacterized protein LOC120995003 isoform X1, with product MAEAVEVMLRRLREAADTRGSDWLEQQVTALLGGAEVGTSSPTPAATRPWRVRPLARLSPDLPPRVRRRVRSPTRDPPRREHSKATAASRRGRNPYVRRDPPEAVGPSPQPIAPATGESGPGSAGSPPVLRSRRPAQRGRGSGSRGSSGAARSARAARRRPLQDEPLSVAHEAAPVGARDGRRPCHDALLTEEEDEAVLYGSPPQSRPLGHEDRRADAYMEDRELRRPFPEGGQFATGPDTVEDRGRPRAIPNAPSSDPAGVLPANSASTHQRNVVDPGVVRQEAGPAAAGFTAPGQLVGAVSPAGPGGESGRIGVSRVVVGDPGGDAPLLVWILGHSFVFWGALRADVRQNGRQLGFDRGTAIVRWIGRRGMVWGSVLQEVHRQARLDRVPDILVLHVGGNDLGVRPCRELIRDIRFDFCVCGPSSRQLSLCGRTLSPGRSGGRRDRLKG from the exons ATGGCAGAAGCAGTGGAGGTGATGCTGCGGCGCTTGAGGGAAGCGGCGGACACCAGGGGCAGCGACTGGCTGGAGCAGCAGGTGACCGCATTGCTAGGGGGGGCGGAGGTGGGTACGTCTAGCCCTACTCCAGCAGCTACACGGCCGTGGCGGGTACGGCCGCTGGCGCGCCTGAGCCCTGATTTACCCCCCCGGGTCCGGCGCCGTGTCAGGAGCCCCAcaagggaccctccacgccgggAGCATTCTAAGGCTACTGCGgcctcccggcgtgggaggaatccatatGTCCGGCGGGACCCTCCAGAGGCTGTGGGGCCTTCCCCTCAGCCCATCGCGCCAGCAACAGGGGAGTCAGGACCTGGTTCTGCAGGATCCCCTCCTGTCCTCAGGAGTCGGAGGCCTGCTCAGCGTGGGAGAGGtagtggcagcagaggcagcagcggGGCTGCGCGGTCGGCCAGGGCGGCCCGGCGCAGGCCCTTACAGGATGAGCCCCTTTCAGTGGCACACGAGGCTGCGCCTGTAGGTGCCAGGGACGGGCGCAGGCCTTGCCATGATGCGCTtcttacagaggaggaggacgaggctgTTCTGTACGGCTCCCCGCCCCAGAGCAGGCCTCTTGGGCATGAAGACAGGCGTGCAGATGCTtatatggaggacagggagttgcGCAGGCCATTTCCTGAGGGCGGACAGTTTGCTACTGGTCCTGACACCGTGGAAGACAGAGGGCGTCCCAGAGCCATTCCTAACGCACCCAGCAGTGATCCGGCTGGGGTGCTGCCGGCGAACAGCGCAAGTACCCATCAAAGGAATGTCGTGGATCCAGGAGTCGTCCGTCAGGAAGCAGGACCTGCGGCTGCCGGGTTCACAGCACCCGGGCAGCTAG tgggagcggtttcgccAGCTGGCCCCGGAGGCGAGTCAGGTCGGATTGGTGTGTCCAGAGTCGTTGTGGGAGATCCTGGAG GTGATGCCCCGTTATTAGTTTGGATCCTGGGCCATTCGTTCGTGTTCTGGGGGGCATTACGAGCGGATGTTCGGCAGAATGGGCGGCAGCTGGGGTTTGATCGGGGGACAGCCATAGTAAGATGGATCGGACGCAGAGGTATGGTGTGGGGTAGTGTTTTGCAGGAGGTTCATCGGCAAGCCAGGTTAGATAGAGTCCCAGATATCTTGGTGTTGCATGTTGGGGGAAATGACCTAGGGGTCCGACCTTGCAGAGAGTTGATCAGGGATATACGTTTTGATTTTTGCGTTTGTGGTCCCTCTTCCCGTCAGTTGTCACTGTGTGGTCGGACATTGTCCCCAGGAAGGTCTGGAGGGAGGCGAGATCGGTTGAAAGGCTGA
- the LOC120995003 gene encoding uncharacterized protein LOC120995003 isoform X2 — MAEAVEVMLRRLREAADTRGSDWLEQQVTALLGGAEVGTSSPTPAATRPWRVRPLARLSPDLPPRVRRRVRSPTRDPPRREHSKATAASRRGRNPYVRRDPPEAVGPSPQPIAPATGESGPGSAGSPPVLRSRRPAQRGRGSGSRGSSGAARSARAARRRPLQDEPLSVAHEAAPVGARDGRRPCHDALLTEEEDEAVLYGSPPQSRPLGHEDRRADAYMEDRELRRPFPEGGQFATGPDTVEDRGRPRAIPNAPSSDPAGVLPANSASTHQRNVVDPGVVRQEAGPAAAGFTAPGQLGDAPLLVWILGHSFVFWGALRADVRQNGRQLGFDRGTAIVRWIGRRGMVWGSVLQEVHRQARLDRVPDILVLHVGGNDLGVRPCRELIRDIRFDFCVCGPSSRQLSLCGRTLSPGRSGGRRDRLKG; from the exons ATGGCAGAAGCAGTGGAGGTGATGCTGCGGCGCTTGAGGGAAGCGGCGGACACCAGGGGCAGCGACTGGCTGGAGCAGCAGGTGACCGCATTGCTAGGGGGGGCGGAGGTGGGTACGTCTAGCCCTACTCCAGCAGCTACACGGCCGTGGCGGGTACGGCCGCTGGCGCGCCTGAGCCCTGATTTACCCCCCCGGGTCCGGCGCCGTGTCAGGAGCCCCAcaagggaccctccacgccgggAGCATTCTAAGGCTACTGCGgcctcccggcgtgggaggaatccatatGTCCGGCGGGACCCTCCAGAGGCTGTGGGGCCTTCCCCTCAGCCCATCGCGCCAGCAACAGGGGAGTCAGGACCTGGTTCTGCAGGATCCCCTCCTGTCCTCAGGAGTCGGAGGCCTGCTCAGCGTGGGAGAGGtagtggcagcagaggcagcagcggGGCTGCGCGGTCGGCCAGGGCGGCCCGGCGCAGGCCCTTACAGGATGAGCCCCTTTCAGTGGCACACGAGGCTGCGCCTGTAGGTGCCAGGGACGGGCGCAGGCCTTGCCATGATGCGCTtcttacagaggaggaggacgaggctgTTCTGTACGGCTCCCCGCCCCAGAGCAGGCCTCTTGGGCATGAAGACAGGCGTGCAGATGCTtatatggaggacagggagttgcGCAGGCCATTTCCTGAGGGCGGACAGTTTGCTACTGGTCCTGACACCGTGGAAGACAGAGGGCGTCCCAGAGCCATTCCTAACGCACCCAGCAGTGATCCGGCTGGGGTGCTGCCGGCGAACAGCGCAAGTACCCATCAAAGGAATGTCGTGGATCCAGGAGTCGTCCGTCAGGAAGCAGGACCTGCGGCTGCCGGGTTCACAGCACCCGGGCAGCTAG GTGATGCCCCGTTATTAGTTTGGATCCTGGGCCATTCGTTCGTGTTCTGGGGGGCATTACGAGCGGATGTTCGGCAGAATGGGCGGCAGCTGGGGTTTGATCGGGGGACAGCCATAGTAAGATGGATCGGACGCAGAGGTATGGTGTGGGGTAGTGTTTTGCAGGAGGTTCATCGGCAAGCCAGGTTAGATAGAGTCCCAGATATCTTGGTGTTGCATGTTGGGGGAAATGACCTAGGGGTCCGACCTTGCAGAGAGTTGATCAGGGATATACGTTTTGATTTTTGCGTTTGTGGTCCCTCTTCCCGTCAGTTGTCACTGTGTGGTCGGACATTGTCCCCAGGAAGGTCTGGAGGGAGGCGAGATCGGTTGAAAGGCTGA